The genomic window CTCGAGGCGCTCGATGGCGTCGGCGACTGCTGCCTCGTCGGCGTCGAGCATCCGGGCGAGGTCCTCCGTCGATCGACGCGCGTCGGCCAGCAGCAGGTCGAGCAGCTCCCGCTCGTTCATACCCGTTGTGGGTGCCACGGCGTGCATAAGGGTTTCCACGCCCATCGGTGTGGTAGCGAGCCACGTGGCTCCGGGAGGTCGTCGACCGGCGCGTTCGGGGCTCGTGCGTATCTTGGACTCGAATAGGATTGCGCCCGCATCCACCCACCGGCACGATCCACTTGCCGTGAGAACGCACTTCAGTTTCCCGCGTGAACGTTCAGGGGATGACGGAGCCCGGGCGCGAAGCGGCGGACGACCCGTCGGATCCCGAGGTGGGGGCCGCTCGCGACGAGCGGATCGCTCCCGACAGGGAGACGGACCCCGACGACGTCGCGGAGACGGACGAGGCGACCTACACGAAGGAGGGCGAACTCGAGCGGACGATCGGGCTCACCGGCGGGCTCTCGATCGGGATCGGGACGATGATCGGCGCGGGGATCTTCGTGTTTCCCGGCATCGCCGCCGGCGAGGCCGGCCCCGCTGCCGCCGCCTCGTTCGCCATCGGCGCGGTCGTCGCGTTGCTCGTCGCGCTGCCGGCCTCGGAGCTCGCGACCGCGATGCCCCGCAGCGGTGGCGGCTACTACTTCATCTCCCGCGGGCTCGGCACGCTGGCGGGCTCGGTCGTCGGGCTCTCCCTGTGGCTCGGGCTGGTCTTCGCCTCCGCGTTCTACCTCGTCGGCTTCGGCTACTACGCGATCGACTCGCTCGCCGAGGTAGGCATCGTCGTCGACGCCGCGTTCGTCGTGCCGATTGCGCTCCTGTTCGGCGCCGGATTGACCGTTCTGAACGTCACCGGGACCGAGAACGCCGCGAAGCTCCAGAACGGCGTCGTCGCCCTGTTGCTCTCGCTGCTCGTGGTGTTCCTGGGGGCGGGGATCGCCGACGCCGTGGGGCTGACCGGCCAGTCGAGCGCTCCCGAGACGTTCGCGCCCTTCGGGGCATTCCCGATCGTCACGACCGCCGCGCTCGTGTTCACCTCCTATCTCGGCTTCGCGCAGGTGGCGACCGTCGCCGGCGAGATGAAAGCCCCCGGCCGGAACCTCCCGCTCGCGATGGTCGGCTCCGTCGTGATCGTCGGCGTGCTCTACGTCGCGACGGTGTTCGTGGCGACCAGCGCCTTCGGGAGCGAACGGCTCGCCACCCTCGGCGAAACGGCGATGGTCGAGGTCGGACGCAACTACCTCGGCGCCGCCGGCGCGATCGCGATCCTCCTCGGCGGCCTGCTCGCGACGGTGTCCAGCGCGAACGCGTCGATCCTCAGCACCTCGCGTGCGGTCTACGCCGTCTCCAGGGACGGCGTGATTCCCGAGTGGGCGAGTCGAATCAACCTCCGGTTCGGTACGCCCCACGTCGCGCTCGGCCTGGCCGGTGGCCCGATCCTCCTCCTGACCGCGACCGGCCAGGTGACCGTGCTCGCGGAGGTCGCCTCCTTCCTCCACCTCGTGATGTACGGACTGCTCTGCGTGGCGCTGCTCGCGCTCCGCCGGAACGAGCCCGAGTGGTACGATCCGGCGTATCGGGTGCCCGGCTACCCAGCCGTCCCGATCCTGGGGGCCATCGGGAGCTTCGGGATGCTCGCATTCATGCAACTGGCCTCCCAAGTGATCGGACTGGGAATCATGCTCGCAACCGCCGGGTGGTACGCCTACTACGCGAGAGACGTCGAACTCAAGGGGGTGCTCTAGCCCGTGGTGCGCGTCGTCGTCCCCGTGGAAGTACTCGAAGGCGAGACGGTGTCCGCGGGACTCGTCGGCCTCCTCGCGTCCGCGGACATCACGGTCCTCGGCTACCACGTCGTTCCCGAGCAGACCACGCCCGAGCAGATGCAAGCGCAGTTCGGCGAGCGGGCGAGGGATGCGCTCGCGGACCTCACCGACGAGTTCCAGACCGCTGGCGGCCAGGCCGACTTCCGCCTCGTGTTCACGCACGATCGCGAGCAGACCGTCGACCGCGTCGTCGACGAGGTGGACGCCGAGGCGGTCGCCATCACGGGCACTACCGGCGAGGTGACGCGCCTGCTCGTCTCGCTGTCGGGCGACGTCGCCGCCGACCGGATCGTCGCATTCGTGACGGCGGTCGCTGCCGACCGACCGATCGAGGTGACGCTGCTCTCGGCGACCGAGGAAGAGACTGCCGACCCTGGCCGGATCGAGGCCGTCGCGGACGCGCTCGCGGAGGCTGGCGTCGACGTCGTCGCGGTGACTGCCGCAGACGACCCGCCGCTCGACGCGCTCGTCGACGCGGTGCCGGGCCACGACGCGGTCGTGGTCGGCGAGCGCGCTCCCTCGCTGTCCTCGATTCTGCTGGGCGACTTCGAGGAACGCGTGGCGGCCGCGACCGTCGGGCCGGTGCTCGTCGTCCAGCGACCCGCGGCCGAACCAGGAGACGAGGACGAGCAGGAGGAGTCCCCGCACTCTGGAGAGCGAGCAACAGACCGAGAGGATTCGGGGGAGTAGCCCGCTGTCACCGGGGCCGCGGCGATCGCATCGCGAACGCATAAGCGACCCCCGGTGTAATGGGCGGCTATGAGCGACGAGACGGCCGGATCGGGCTGGTTCGCGGGCCTCGATCCCGGCGACGCGTCCGGTGCCGCCGAGCGGATTCGCCGCGGATCGGCGGCCGAACCCGCCGACTGGCCGGCGGCCGCCGTCGAATCCGGCACCGTGCCCGACGAGGACGCCTACTACGATTTGCTCCACGAGACGACCGTCGCGGCGACGCGATCGGCCGTCGCCGAGGCGGAGGGTGCAGACGACCAGCAACTCGCCCACCTCGTGCGGGCGATGGACGACTGCAACCGGATCGCGAACGAACTGGCCGAGCGCGTCGCGGAGTGGGCCGGCGCGCGACTCGGCGAGTCCGGCAGCGGCGTCGGGTTCGCCCGCAGAATCGCGAATCGCGATCCTGGAACTGGCGACGCCGGTGCGGACGCCGGCGAGAAACGCCTGATCGGCCTCGCCCAGCGCTGTGCCGACCTCGACGACGAGGCCGAAGCGCTCCGCGCGGAGATCGAGCGCTCGGCACCGCAGGTCGCCCCGAACCTGAGCGCACTCGCGGGACCGGTGCTCGCTGCACGACTGATCTCGCTGGCCGGCGGCCTCGAGGACCTCGCGAAGTCGCCGTCCTCGACGGTTCAGGTCCTCGGCGCCGAGGACGCCCTCTTCGCGCACCTCCGCGGACAGGGCCCCTCGCCGAAACACGGCGTGATCTTCACGCACGACGCGGTCCGCGGGATGCCCCGCGAGAACCGGGGTTCGGCGGCACGCGCCCTGGCCGGGAAGCTAACCCTCGCCGCGCGCGTCGACTACTACTCCGGTGAGCGCAAGCCCGAACTCGACGAACAGCTCGACGCCCGGATCGAGCGGATCCGCGCGCGGACCGACGACGCTGATTCGGAGTCCGGGGGTGACGATCAGTGAGCCTCCCCGACGGCGTCGAACGCCGACAGTTCGATAACGAGGAACGCCTCGCGACCCGTGGCCCGTCGGTCTACGGCGAGCCGACCGACGGCGCGTGGCGCGCCTGGGACGCCCGCCGCTCGAAACTCGGTGCGACCCTGGAGAAGGGCATGGAAACCGGCCTCGACGGCGGCGATTCGGTTCTCTACCTCGGCGCGGCGAGCGGGACGACGGTGAGCCACGTCGCGGACTTCGCCGGCCCGACCTACGCCGTCGAGTTCGCCCCGCGGCCGGCACGCGACCTCGTTGGTGTCGCTGAGGATCGCGACCGGCTGTTCCCGCTCCTGAAGGACGCACGGAAACCCGAAACCTATGCCCACGTCGTCGAGAGCGACCTGGACGCGATCGTCCAGGACGTCGCGACGCGGGGGCAGGCTCGCGTCGCCCTCGAGAACCGACAGTTCCTCGCGGAGGACGGTCGGCTGATCGCGGCTATCAAGGCCCGGAGCGAGGACGTGACCGCCGAGCCCGCGGACGTGTTCGAGGACGTGCTGGGCGATCTCGAAGACGGCTACGAGGTGCTCGACACCGAGCGACTGGAGCCGTTCCACGACGACCACCTCGCCGTCGTCGCGCGGCCGAAGTAGTCAATCTGTGTCGGTAACGCAGCCACGCCCCCGCTCAGAAGTAGTCAGTGTAGTCGACCGTGCCAGCGCTGGGCTCGCGGTCGCCGAGGATCGCGGCGCGGATCTCCCCTGCGACCTCCGACGGGGTTCGGTCCGTGGTCTCGATCTCGTAGACGGCGTCGCGGCCGTGGCGATCGACGGCCTCCGCGAGGATCACGTCGAGCGCCTCGCTCTCGGCGTTCTCCGCGATACTGGCGTCGGACTCGGCCCTCGAGGGATCGTCTTCGCCCCGCTGTTCGAGTCGGCGTTCGAGTTCCTCGGGTGCACACCGGAGGACGATCACCCGATCCACGTCGAGGTGGTGGGCGAGGTGGGACTCGATGAGGACGTGCTCGCGGTCGGCGAGAAAGTCGGCGATCGCCTCGAAGTCGACGACGAGGCTGTCCCGCTCCTCGTCGAGTTCCTCGTAGAGGCCCTCCGGCTCGATGACTTCGTTGAGGTGGACGACCTCGAGGCCGTTCGGGACGCCCTCGTCGCTCCCTTCGAGGGCGTCGACGGCGCTGGTCTTGCCGGTGCCGGGGGTGCCGGTGACGGCGACTCTCATCGGTCTGTGGCTGCTTCGGCTTCGGCGTCTCCGGCTGCGCCGCCATCGCCTCGGGCCGCGAGCACCTCGTTGACGGTTTCGACGGCCTCCCTCGTCTGGTCCTCGGTGCCGCAGGTGATCCGGATGCACTCCCGGAGCCCGAAACTCGTGCAGTCCCGGACGATCACGCCCTCCCGTTTCAGGGCCTCCGCGACCGCTCCGGCGTCGCCGACCTCGACGAGGAGGAAGTTCCCGCCACTGGGCCAGGTCGGCGCGTCGATTTCGTTCGCCATGTACTCGCGGGCCCACTCGACGGTCTCGACGGAGCGCTCGACGTGCGCTTCGTCGTCCATCGCAGCGAGTCCGGCCCGGCAAGCCAACTCGCTGACCGCGAAGGGCGTGTTGACCCGGGCGTAGGCGTCGGCCCAGTCGTCGGGAACGAGGGCGTAGCCGAGGCGGAGGCCGGCGAGGCCGTAGGCCTTCGAGAAGGTTCGGAGGATCGCCACGTCGTCGCGCTCGTCGAGCAGGCTCCGGGCGCTCTCGACGTCGGCGAACTCGCCGTAGGCCTCGTCGACGACGATCAGGGTCTCCTCGTTTGTGCGATCGGCGATCGCCTCCACGTCGTCGAGCGGGACGGTCGCCCCCGTCGGGTTGTGCGGACTCGTCAGGTAGACGACGCGCTCGCCGTCGTAGGCGTCGAGGACGACGTCCGGGGTGACCTGGAAATCACGCTCTTTCGCTACTGGGTAGGTCTGCACCTCGCCGTGGTGGTACCGGGCGCTCATCGGGTAGTAGGCGAACCCCGGTTCGGGGACGAGGATCTCCTGGTCCGGCTCGATCGTGGCGCGGTGGAGGAGATCGATCGCACCGTCGGCACCCGGCGAGAGCCACACCTGCTCGTCGTCGAGGTCCCAGTGCGCGGCGATGGCGGCGGTGAGATCCGAGTGCGCCGACGTCGGGTAGGCGGAGATCCGATCGGCGTGGTCTCGGAGGGCCTCGACGGCGTCCGCCGGCGGGCCGAAGGGGTTCTCGTTCGAGGCGAGTTTCGTGAGATCGGCCGGATCCATTCCGAGCTCGCGAGCGACCTCCTCGATGCCCTCGCCGGGCACGTACTCCGCGTGCGAGGACAGATCCCGTGGTTGCATGCTCGAATCGTGGGTGGGTCGGCACGTAACGGTTTTCGTTCCGTGGGACGCTGGGACAGGAATTGCATCTGAAACAGGTACTGCAGCGAACCGCTTGGAAGCCCCCTCCCGCTCGCGGATGCTGAGTCGCTGCGCTCCTCGGCTCCGCTCACTTCGTTCGCTCCACCTGCGGTGCTTACTTCCTCAGAATCCGCGACCGGTCGGCCCCTTCCAGTCCCACCCGGATGAAAATCCGGGCATCACGAAATCCCGGTGGTCCGCGTCGGCGCGCGCTCGCGCCGGTGAGCCGAGCGAAGCGAGGCGATCCTCGTCGGAGCTCGCTCCGACGTAGGCTGCGAGCCCCATGCGGGCGAGCAGCCAGTCGCGCGGCACCGTGCGAGGGGCGAGCGAGCGCTGTTTGCGAGCGAGTCGGTTGGGGAGGACGTGGGCTGTCTGGGGGACTTTCGGACGGAGCAGTACTCAAGACTGTTTCGAACGAATTCGACAGCTACTCGATGCGAATCGTGTTGCCCTCGATCGATCGCGGGAACGTCGTCAGCCGGTCGATGCCGTCCTCCGTCACCGCCACAGTATCGGAGTGCCGGTACCCCGCCGTCTCCGTGTACAGCCCCGGTTCGATCGTCCAGATCATCCCCGACTCCATCGTCGCGTCGTCGGGATCGTAGTCGGTGGCCTCGCTCTCGCAGTGCTCGGACCAGCCGAGGTCGATATATGGCGGCTCGTGGCCGTCGAGGCCGATGTTGTGCCCGACGTGGTGCCGGGCGAGGTCGGCGACGCCCTGCTCCTCGAAGTACTCCGCGACGACCTCGTCGACGTACGAAATCTCGACCCCCGGGCCGAGCGCGTCGATCGCCAGTTGCTGGGCCTCCGTCGCCAGTTCGAAGTAGTGGCGTTGCTCCTCCCCGGGCTCGCCGAGGAACATCGTTCGCTCGAGTTCGGAGAAGTAGCCGTCGACGTTCGCGGTCGCGCCGGTGATCATCACGTCGCCGGGCTCCAGCCGTCGATTCGCGGTGTGTCCGTGGGGCAGGGCGGTCTGCTCGTCGGTGATGTAGCCGGCGTGGACCGGGCCGTCGCCGCGAGTCCGCGCGACGTACTCCTCGCCGAGGGCGTCGAGCATCGCCCGGGAGCCGTCCATCGAGGCGCGCTGGCTGACCGTAGCGGGATGGGCGCCGACTTCGGTGTAGTCCGCGAGGTAGCGATGCGCGAGGTTGGCCCAGCGTGCGGACTCCCGGACGAGGTCGACCTCGGCGTCGGACTTGGCCCAACGCATCTTCGGGATCCAGGCCTGCGTCTCGACCGTTAGTTTCCCGTCCGTCGCGTCGGCCCGCTCCCAGGCGTCGGCAAAGCTCGGGCCGGCGTAACCCATCACGCCGGGTGCGCCCTCGCCGTCGGCGGCGATCGATTCCACGTCCAGTCCGTCGAGCATCTCGACCACGACGCCGATCGGATTGCCGCCGGGGTAGTCCCGGTAGTGGTGCACGTGGTCGATGCGGGGGTTGGACTCGACGCGCTCGACCTCGAGACGCGGGACCGTCAACTCGATCCGATCCTGGGTCACCGCGAGGACGACCGGCCGCTCGGTCTGGATGTGCGCGAAGCCGGTGAGGTACTCGATGCTCGTCGCGGAGACCCACACGCCGGCGTCGACCTCGGCGTCGGCGATCCGGTCGCGGACGGCGTCGAGGCGGGTCGCAAACTCGCTGGCTGGAAGCTGCGTCGGCATACCGAACCCACGACCAACGGCCGAATAAGGGTTGGTGGCCCGGCAGTCTGGACGACGTGGTATGCAAGTGGTGAGTATAAGCAACGATACGACCAAGTACGAGGGCTGTGTAACGAATGCGCATGGATCGCGAAATCACTCCCGAAACACTGCAGGGTACCCTCGAGGAGCTCTCCTACCCCGCCCTCCGGCCCGACGCGGCGGCAGAACTCAAGGACGTTACCGTCGACTTCGGCGACGAGACGCTGAATCTCGGTGCGATGATCTCCGAGACCGGTCCCGACTCCTACAAGACGCCCGAAGAGCTCAAAGCGGCTATCGAGGAGCGCATTCCCGACGCGATGCCGCCCTAAATCTCCGCACGAGCCGCTCGCAGCTTGTTGCTCCGCTGGGCCACCAGAAAGCGGACCGCTTAACTGCGCCACCGGCGCAGTACTGACAACCGATGCAATTCTGCGACGAGTGCGGTTCGATGATGAAAGCCGAGGACGGTGTCTGGGTCTGTGGCAGTTGTGGCTACGAAGAGGCCCGCGACTCCGATGCCGAGGCCGCGATGGTCACCACGGAGGGCCAGGAGGAGTCCCAGGTCGTCGACACCTCCGACGTCGACGTCGAGGACATGGGGCCGACGACCGGCGCGATCTGCCCCGAGTGTGGCAACGACCGCGCATTCTGGGAGATGAAGCAGATCCGCGCCGCCGACGAGTCCGAGACCCGCTTTCTGACGTGCACGGAGTGCGAGCACAAGTGGCGGGAGGACGATCACTAACTCCCACCTTTTTTCTCGTCGGGTTTCCTCGGTCGCTCTTCGAGCGACCTGCGGGAACCCTCCTCGAAAAAATCTGGACCAAAAAAGACTGACAGCTCGGAGCTTCGCTCCTCGCTGTCAGGGAACCGTTCGCTCCCTGCGGTCGCTCGCGGATGCTCTCCGCAAGAAGACCGCTACCGCCGAGCGAACACGAGGTAGCCGGTGTGGCCGACGCCGCGCGTGGACGGACGGGTCCCGCGCTCGTCGACGTCGAGGTCGCGCTGGATCGTCTCGCGAGCCCGGATCTCCCGGAGGCCTGCTGCTCGTGCCGCCTCGACGACCTCCCGGGTCGCTTCGACGAAGGGCGAGTAGACCGCGAGCGCGCCGCCCTCGACGAGTAGTTCGGGAGACCGCTCGACGACGGCTGGCGCGTCCTGCGTGTCGAGGGTGAGCACGTCGAACGGTACCGAGGCGTCCCCGTCGTCGGCCGTCCCCTCCTCGAGGAGGCTGTCGATTTCGTCGGTCAGGTCGCCGGCGCGAACCTCGACGGCGTCG from Salinarchaeum sp. Harcht-Bsk1 includes these protein-coding regions:
- a CDS encoding APC family permease, translating into MTEPGREAADDPSDPEVGAARDERIAPDRETDPDDVAETDEATYTKEGELERTIGLTGGLSIGIGTMIGAGIFVFPGIAAGEAGPAAAASFAIGAVVALLVALPASELATAMPRSGGGYYFISRGLGTLAGSVVGLSLWLGLVFASAFYLVGFGYYAIDSLAEVGIVVDAAFVVPIALLFGAGLTVLNVTGTENAAKLQNGVVALLLSLLVVFLGAGIADAVGLTGQSSAPETFAPFGAFPIVTTAALVFTSYLGFAQVATVAGEMKAPGRNLPLAMVGSVVIVGVLYVATVFVATSAFGSERLATLGETAMVEVGRNYLGAAGAIAILLGGLLATVSSANASILSTSRAVYAVSRDGVIPEWASRINLRFGTPHVALGLAGGPILLLTATGQVTVLAEVASFLHLVMYGLLCVALLALRRNEPEWYDPAYRVPGYPAVPILGAIGSFGMLAFMQLASQVIGLGIMLATAGWYAYYARDVELKGVL
- a CDS encoding universal stress protein, which gives rise to MVRVVVPVEVLEGETVSAGLVGLLASADITVLGYHVVPEQTTPEQMQAQFGERARDALADLTDEFQTAGGQADFRLVFTHDREQTVDRVVDEVDAEAVAITGTTGEVTRLLVSLSGDVAADRIVAFVTAVAADRPIEVTLLSATEEETADPGRIEAVADALAEAGVDVVAVTAADDPPLDALVDAVPGHDAVVVGERAPSLSSILLGDFEERVAAATVGPVLVVQRPAAEPGDEDEQEESPHSGERATDREDSGE
- a CDS encoding NOP5/NOP56 family protein, which produces MSDETAGSGWFAGLDPGDASGAAERIRRGSAAEPADWPAAAVESGTVPDEDAYYDLLHETTVAATRSAVAEAEGADDQQLAHLVRAMDDCNRIANELAERVAEWAGARLGESGSGVGFARRIANRDPGTGDAGADAGEKRLIGLAQRCADLDDEAEALRAEIERSAPQVAPNLSALAGPVLAARLISLAGGLEDLAKSPSSTVQVLGAEDALFAHLRGQGPSPKHGVIFTHDAVRGMPRENRGSAARALAGKLTLAARVDYYSGERKPELDEQLDARIERIRARTDDADSESGGDDQ
- a CDS encoding fibrillarin-like rRNA/tRNA 2'-O-methyltransferase — encoded protein: MSLPDGVERRQFDNEERLATRGPSVYGEPTDGAWRAWDARRSKLGATLEKGMETGLDGGDSVLYLGAASGTTVSHVADFAGPTYAVEFAPRPARDLVGVAEDRDRLFPLLKDARKPETYAHVVESDLDAIVQDVATRGQARVALENRQFLAEDGRLIAAIKARSEDVTAEPADVFEDVLGDLEDGYEVLDTERLEPFHDDHLAVVARPK
- a CDS encoding adenylate kinase family protein gives rise to the protein MRVAVTGTPGTGKTSAVDALEGSDEGVPNGLEVVHLNEVIEPEGLYEELDEERDSLVVDFEAIADFLADREHVLIESHLAHHLDVDRVIVLRCAPEELERRLEQRGEDDPSRAESDASIAENAESEALDVILAEAVDRHGRDAVYEIETTDRTPSEVAGEIRAAILGDREPSAGTVDYTDYF
- the hisC gene encoding histidinol-phosphate transaminase, whose product is MQPRDLSSHAEYVPGEGIEEVARELGMDPADLTKLASNENPFGPPADAVEALRDHADRISAYPTSAHSDLTAAIAAHWDLDDEQVWLSPGADGAIDLLHRATIEPDQEILVPEPGFAYYPMSARYHHGEVQTYPVAKERDFQVTPDVVLDAYDGERVVYLTSPHNPTGATVPLDDVEAIADRTNEETLIVVDEAYGEFADVESARSLLDERDDVAILRTFSKAYGLAGLRLGYALVPDDWADAYARVNTPFAVSELACRAGLAAMDDEAHVERSVETVEWAREYMANEIDAPTWPSGGNFLLVEVGDAGAVAEALKREGVIVRDCTSFGLRECIRITCGTEDQTREAVETVNEVLAARGDGGAAGDAEAEAATDR
- a CDS encoding Xaa-Pro peptidase family protein; translation: MPTQLPASEFATRLDAVRDRIADAEVDAGVWVSATSIEYLTGFAHIQTERPVVLAVTQDRIELTVPRLEVERVESNPRIDHVHHYRDYPGGNPIGVVVEMLDGLDVESIAADGEGAPGVMGYAGPSFADAWERADATDGKLTVETQAWIPKMRWAKSDAEVDLVRESARWANLAHRYLADYTEVGAHPATVSQRASMDGSRAMLDALGEEYVARTRGDGPVHAGYITDEQTALPHGHTANRRLEPGDVMITGATANVDGYFSELERTMFLGEPGEEQRHYFELATEAQQLAIDALGPGVEISYVDEVVAEYFEEQGVADLARHHVGHNIGLDGHEPPYIDLGWSEHCESEATDYDPDDATMESGMIWTIEPGLYTETAGYRHSDTVAVTEDGIDRLTTFPRSIEGNTIRIE
- a CDS encoding transcription factor S produces the protein MQFCDECGSMMKAEDGVWVCGSCGYEEARDSDAEAAMVTTEGQEESQVVDTSDVDVEDMGPTTGAICPECGNDRAFWEMKQIRAADESETRFLTCTECEHKWREDDH